Proteins from one Nakamurella multipartita DSM 44233 genomic window:
- a CDS encoding cytochrome ubiquinol oxidase subunit I gives MDPLGIARWQFGITTVYHFLFVPITIGMAFFIAITETAWVRTRKPVYLRATKFWGKIFLINFAIGVVTGIVQEFQFGMNWSSYSRFVGDVFGAPLAMEALLAFFLESTFLGLWIFGWDKLSPRLHCACIWLVSIGTMLSAFFIMSANSFMQHPVGVTVNADRSRAEMNDIWAVLTQPLNMWAYSHVIAGAILSGAAMFAGIASYFLMKKRDVEVFRPAVRFGLVGMLIGSLAVIVTGDLLAKVMTDVQPMKMAAAEALWDTTEGASFSLFTIGTLDGSSEVFSIRVPGVLSFMATESFSGTVEGINDVQAQFEEQYGPGDYRPIIPVAYWMFRIMMGAGFVMLLVSIVGLWLTRKGRLPESKTVWRLAMFAIAGPVVGHSAGWIFTEMGRQPWTVVGLYRTEESVSPSVSGGSVLTSLIIFTLLYGILAVVEVGLVVKYVKIGPPSEQEALASIRRGKPRSGGFGGDDEGTPADADEKPLAFAY, from the coding sequence GTGGATCCCTTGGGTATTGCCCGCTGGCAGTTCGGGATCACCACCGTGTACCACTTCTTGTTCGTGCCGATCACGATCGGCATGGCGTTCTTCATCGCGATCACCGAGACCGCGTGGGTCCGCACCCGCAAGCCCGTGTACCTGCGGGCCACGAAGTTCTGGGGCAAGATCTTCCTGATCAACTTCGCGATCGGCGTGGTGACCGGCATCGTCCAGGAGTTCCAGTTCGGGATGAACTGGTCGAGCTACTCCCGGTTCGTCGGCGACGTCTTCGGCGCTCCGCTGGCCATGGAGGCCCTGCTCGCGTTCTTCCTGGAGTCCACGTTCCTGGGGCTGTGGATCTTCGGCTGGGACAAGCTCTCGCCGCGCCTGCACTGCGCGTGCATCTGGCTGGTCTCGATCGGCACCATGCTCTCGGCGTTCTTCATCATGTCGGCCAACTCGTTCATGCAGCACCCCGTCGGTGTCACGGTGAACGCCGACCGCAGCCGGGCCGAGATGAACGACATCTGGGCGGTGCTGACCCAGCCGCTGAACATGTGGGCGTACTCGCACGTTATCGCCGGGGCCATCCTGTCCGGCGCGGCCATGTTCGCGGGCATCGCGTCGTACTTCCTGATGAAGAAGCGCGACGTCGAGGTCTTCCGGCCGGCGGTACGGTTCGGCCTGGTCGGCATGCTCATCGGATCGCTGGCGGTGATCGTCACCGGCGACCTGCTGGCCAAGGTGATGACCGATGTGCAGCCGATGAAGATGGCCGCCGCCGAGGCGCTGTGGGACACCACCGAGGGCGCGTCGTTCTCGCTGTTCACGATCGGCACGCTGGACGGCTCCAGCGAGGTGTTCTCCATCCGGGTGCCCGGCGTGCTCTCGTTCATGGCCACCGAGTCGTTCTCCGGCACCGTCGAGGGCATCAACGACGTGCAGGCCCAGTTCGAGGAGCAGTACGGCCCAGGCGACTACCGGCCGATCATCCCGGTCGCCTACTGGATGTTCCGGATCATGATGGGCGCCGGCTTCGTCATGTTGCTGGTCTCGATCGTCGGCCTGTGGCTGACCCGCAAGGGCCGGCTCCCCGAATCCAAGACCGTCTGGCGGCTGGCGATGTTCGCCATCGCCGGACCGGTGGTCGGCCACTCGGCCGGCTGGATCTTCACCGAGATGGGTCGCCAGCCCTGGACGGTGGTCGGGCTCTACCGGACCGAGGAATCGGTCTCGCCGTCGGTCAGCGGCGGCTCGGTGCTGACCTCGTTGATCATCTTCACGCTGCTGTACGGGATCCTCGCGGTGGTCGAGGTCGGCCTGGTGGTCAAGTACGTCAAGATCGGCCCGCCCAGCGAGCAGGAGGCACTGGCCTCGATCCGCCGGGGCAAGCCGCGCAGCGGTGGGTTCGGCGGCGACGACGAAGGGACGCCCGCGGACGCGGACGAGAAGCCACTGGCGTTCGCCTACTGA